TTCTGGCTCATGGATGCGCTACTCAAATGGTCGCCAGCGTTCTTTCACGAGTACGTGGGCCTGTTAAAAGCCGCCGCGGCCGGACAGCCCCCGTGGTTACATCCCTGGTTTCATGGCTGGATTGCGCTAGTGTCGCCGCACCCCGATATGTGGGCCTTTCTGACCGCTTTGATAGAAACGGTCACCGCGCTGGGACTGCTATTGGGATTCGCCCAAAAACTGGGGTATCTTATAGGAAGTCTCTTTAGTTTAGCGATATGGAGCACGGCGGAAGGGTTTGGCGGGCCGTATACCCCGGGCGCCACCGATATTGGGACATCGATTATTGACTTTTTAGTCTTTGTCTATTTGGCCGCCATGCAATATATGGAAGGATTGCCAGCATATAGTCTCGATCGATGGATCATTGCCCACTGGACGCCCTGGCGGAAGATTGCGACGTTTGCGACCGATACGACCGTGTCCCCCGCTGGAAAGTCATGACGGTCAGCTGTCCGCACTCCGCATTGTCATCAAATTAGGCGGTTCAGGCAGTCTAGCCGCCATCAACAACTATTCAGCCCAACACACTGGGCACGACGTTGACCGCGAGCGCACTCGCTCGGGGACCGGAGAACGGTAACGTTAGAACTGGTTGGAAGAGTTTGTAGGACCGGTGCATGGTATAATAGCCCAAACTGTACGAGTTGTGGCTTGGGTATGTCTTCTTCTCTCGTCATTGTGGACGAGAGCATGAGATGATGACAAGTCCGATTGTGGTCATGGTGGCCCCGCCGTCGTTTGTGCATGGGATTATGTGTTCTATAGCTCCAGCCACAAAGAATAACAGCACTAGATGACACAATTTTTCGCACCATTCGATAAGGTTACGCGAGAAAGGGTCTGCAACATGAGCTGGTCTTATCGCTCGGCACTGAATATGGTTGCCCGTGCTGTAACGGGAGTCTTATTCATCTGGTGGGCAATTCTCGGATGGCACGATCCGGTCATCTGGACAACGGGTGACATGCCGCATGGCATTTCTCGCCTGACGCAATGGCTCACTATCGGGTTGATGGCGAGCGGCGTAAACCTTTTCAATGTGCCGATTATCCCGTTGCGGGGAAAAACCGTGCAGGTGCGTCTTAATACGGTAGAAGCAACGGTCATGGTCGTGCTCATTCATAATGGCTTGTGGGCGGCACTGACGGTTTCGGGCACTGCTAGTGTCGCCTTGTGGGTTAGCTATGCTCTTGACGGTGTTCTGCGACGATTCCCGGCCATACACCCGTGGCGTGAGCGGTTCTGGCGATCTGTGGGGGATGACCCCAACTTTGTGGTGCCCCGGCGTCTCCGGTTGATGCTCCTTAATGCAGTGCTCGATCTAGCCGGAATCTGTGCGACGCAAGGCCTCATTGAAGGGACTCTCTTTCGAGGGCACATCTGGATAGGCCCAGGCGCGCTGATATTCGCCATCGGCCTTGGTGTCGGGACATTTAATGGATGGGAACTCGCCGCGATAATGCTGGGCACACACTCCCGGGTTCTCGGTCCCCAGCAGCGGAGGTCCTCTGCGCTTCAGCAAATAAGCGTCATTTACTTCTTAGTTGCTGGATACAACTGGTTTTGGGGAGCGATGATGTGGGCTGGTTGGACAGTCTGGGGCTTAGGGGGAATGGCGTTAGTGCATTGGGGCCTGTGGCGGACGCGGCAACGTGTCATAGTCTCGGAATTATTAGCCGAGGAGCAAGCGCAAAGAGATCAACAGTATCGCATGGCCACGACCGATGTACTAACGGGCTTACCCAATCGGCGGGCCACCGAAGACTATGCCCTGCAGTTGGCACGAGCTCAAATTCCGACAGCGGTCGTGGTGGTGGATATTGACTGGTTTAAACGGATCAATGACACCTGGGGCCATGATACGGGTGACTTCGTCTTGACACAGGTGGCGAAGTTATTGCAATATGAGCATCGCCATCCGGGGCCATGGGCCGATTTTGTGGGACGTTGGGGCGGCGAAGAATTTTTGTTGTTGTGGCCGCAATGTCCTTCGACGCGCGCCCAAGACAAATGTGAAACCTTATGCTCTCGCATCGCCCAAACACCCATCGTCTGGACATCTGAAAGCGGCGTGTCGATTCCTATTCATCTTACGGTATCGGTGGGGCTGGCTCTGTGGTCACCGCACCCAGAGCCGGATCACACACCGCTGGAGGCGTTTCGATGGGCTGACCGGGCTTTATATGAGGTCAAACGGCATGGTCGAAACAACTGGCAAGGGGTGACTAGTTATCCGCCCGCGTCGCCGACGGTTCATTGGATGCGGTCGTGGGCGCATGCTTCAGGCGAATATCGTGAGAACGGGGGAGAACAACATGAACAATAACCTCGACAGGAGACGCACTAGGGTCTCTTCGCAAAGCCGGACGCCCTGGCAGACTAATGATCCTCCACAACAGACCGCGGAGGATCCGGACGACACAACGTGGCACTACTGGATAGCCCGTGCGCAAGCGGGCGATGAGTCGGTGTGGGAGCAGATTTTTGCGGCGACCGATGCGTTAGTCCGCCGCATGCTCCGGGCCTATTATTGGCCAGGGATCGACAGCGATGGGGACGATGGGGAACAAATTGCACGAACCGGCGTATGGCAAGCCGTGATGCAGTATCAGCCCACCCGTCAGGTCCCGGTGCGGGCCTGGCTGCGGTGGGTCATTCGTCGACGGCTCGTAAGCGTCAAATAATCCCCACCTTGCGGTGGGGATTCTCGTGTGTTCTGAATTCTTAAGGGGTTGCCGGATTGGCAGGAGTTCTGACGTGGGCCGGGAGCGTCGGCGACCAGGGCAGGCAGTCGGCCCAGCTGGCGGCGTTCGAGAGGTCGCGTTGCGGCAATTGTTCGAAGAGATATTGGAGATAAGCACGCGGTTCCAAGCCGTTTTCTTTGGCGGTTTGAATGAGACTCAAGGTGATCGCGCTGGCTTGCGCTCCGCGCGGCGTGTTGGCAAAGAGCCAGTTTTTGCGGCCCGTCACAAAGGGTTTGATGGCCCGTTCACTGCGGTTGTTGTCTACCTCGAGTCGTCCATCCTCGAGAAATCGCGTCAGCGGTTTCCATTGATTCAGGCAATAGGTCACCGCCTTGCCCAAGGGACTGTGGGGCAGGGTGTGCCGTTTTTGCCGACGTAACCATTGCGCAAAGCGAGCCAAAACCGGGCGACTCCGCGCGTGCCGCGCGGTGTGCCGATCCGCCGCGGAGACATCCCGCAGATCCCGTTCGATGCGGAAGATCGCGTTGCAGAATTCGAGTCCGTCCCGAATGGCGCTCGGGCCGTCGCGGGCCGCCGGCGGCAACGTTTGCAGGGCCTCAACAAAATACCGTCGTGCATGCGCCCAACAGCCGATCAGCGTGGCATCTGGGACCTCGCGATAGCCGACATAGCCGTCACATTGCAAGTAACCCCGAAATCCCGTCAGAAATTGTCGCGCATAGGCTCCCTGCCGTCCCGGCTGATACTCATAGAGCACAATCGGGGGACCCTCTCGTCCCGTTCGATAGAGCCACATATAGGATTTTTGCTCGGCCCGGCGGCCCGTTTCATGGAGTACGGTCAGCGTCGTTTCATCCGCTTGCACGATATCCTGCTGAACCAAGGAGTGCTTCAACGTCCGATAGACGGGTTTGAGCCACGTGTGCGCGGCATAAATAACCCAGTTGGCTAAGGTCTGACGGGACAACGGCACGCCAAGGCGTGCCCACTCCTGTTCCTGCCGATACAGAGGCAGATGTTCGGTAAATTTTTGGTGGAGGGTAAAAGCCAAAAGGGACGGGGACGCCAGACTTCCGGGATAGACCGGGCGGGGCATCGGAGCCGTTTTGATAGGCGTGGTGAGCGCGTCGCGCTCACACTGCCGACACGCGTAAACCTCTTGGACATGTTCGATGACTTTGACTTGCGCGGGAATGACTTGTAACTCTCGACGGATTTCCTGGCTCATCGCATGCAGGGGGCCGTGACAGGTGTCACAGACCCGGTCACCCTCCGGAAGAACGTAGGTAATGCGCTCCACGGGCAGATGAGCTAAGGCCAATTCGCGCTGTCCCGCCGTCTTTTTCTTGCGCGTATACGTGATGGTTTCTTGGGCAGCATCCATCGGCGATCCCGCCAGCGTTTCCGCTTCGTTAAAAAGGTGCAGTTGGTGGGCATCAGACCGTTCTTGGGAGGCCCCGAATTGACGATGTTTGGCTAAGCGAAACTGTTCTTCATACCATTGCACGCGCTGCTGCAGTTCGGCTATTTGGTGTTCTAGACGGGCGACTTCGGCGGCCCATTGTTCGACGGTACGTTCGGATGACATCATAAAGTATCATTCGCCACCCGAAGGCCCAATTCCTTGTCCCACCGAAATTTTTCTCGATCAGAGGACATGCCGATGACGCAAGGCTTGATACGCTGCGGGTTGTTCCAGGGATAGTCCATCCAGAAGCCACTGCAATTGGCGCAGCGTAATGGCCTGGGGCGAGGTCGTGGCCGTCATCGGCCACGCTAAGTGGCCGCGTTCCAACCGGAAGTAATGGAGCCAAAAGCCATGATCGGCCCATTCCAAAATTTTCAGTTTGTTGCGCTCCCGATTGCAAAAGACAAAGAGCGCCGCACTACAGGGATCCAAGTGGAAGGTACTGTGGACCAAGGCAGCCAAACTGTCAATGGATTTCCGCAAATCGGTCGCCCCCACCGCTAAATACACGGGACGGCTCGTCCCGCCGATAATCATGACGACAGAGCCCGGACAACCGCTTGAAACAAGGGCGGATCGAAATCGGGACCGACCCGAATTTCTGCCGGACCGATGCGGACGATCAATGTGGCCCCCGGGTTCGTCGCCGTTGGCGACGGCCACGCCACCCAAGCGGGTGGTGCGGCATGCTGAGTCGCTGCCCGGAATTTGCGGAGCCAATACGCTAATTGATGAACGGTCACTCCATGGGCTGCGGCCCATTGCGGCCGCGTTTGACCACTCGCCTGAAAGTCCGCTACCCGTTCTGCCCAAACTTCCTGTAACGCTTCGTGTTCCTCGTGTGTCATGACCCATCACCTCATCCTATTTTGGGGGAATTATGGATCAATGTCCCCAAAATCAGAAGGTGGGGATTATTTGACGCTTACGACGGCTCGCCGATGCGGTGCGCCAGGCCACCCGGCACAAACAGGTGTTTTACCGCCACGCCTTGCGGTTGGATAGTTCGTGGGGGACAAGAACGGACGAACGGACGCCAAATCATCAAACGTGACCGGGCACGAGCGATTGCCCGCGGACGCCCTGGCTGATCCCCTGCAATGGGTAGAGCGCATCGAGCAACGCAACCACTTGTACGCAGGTATGGAGGCATTAACCACGTGGGAATGGCAGGTGCTTTGGGATGTGGCCGACGGGTTATCTTATGGCGAGATTGCCCGGATTCGCGGACGGCACCCGAAGGCTGTAGACAACGCCTTACAACGCGCCCGGCGTAAACTCCGGCAGTATTGGGCGACCGAAAAGGAGTAAGCATCCCCACCAACGCCCCCCTCCCAGAGAGGCACCACATGACATAGGCCATGCGATCGGACTCGCTGACGATCACGGCCCCCTACCACGAATACGGACATTGACAGACTGGGCGCGTGGTCTGGGGATCTACGGTATGGCGACCGAAGGGGACACGGAGAGTCATAGCATGACTCTCCGTCAAGAAGGCGGGGCCGGCCAAGGCTACTTGTGGGTGCATACAGCCCCACAATGGATGACTCAGATGCCACGGACCCCGCCACTATGCCCTGTGTTGTGCTAATGATAATTGATGAATTTTTTCCCTCACCCCATCCCCAATGAGTCGTTGGATTTCTCGCTGGACATCGCGCGGTTTCTTATCAGGCAATTGATGTACGGTTTGCCACCAAATCCGGCGCAATTCGGTGCCAAAGTTCATTTTCGCAATGCCATGCGTGCGCAGCGTGTCATACATATCTTGGGAGACGCCACTGGCGCCATGAAGAACGAGCGGGACAGGACAGACCGCATGAATGGCGGCGAGCCGGGCGACATCAATGTGGGAGCCAGCCACGTGCGTGGCATGATGATTCCCAATGGCGACAGCGAGCGCATCGACATCGGTCGCTTCCACAAAAGCCACGGCCTCTTCGGGAGAGGTCAAGTGGGCCCATTCGGGAGGTTCCCCCGGTTTGGATACATGGCCAATTTCGGCTTCCACGAGAACGCCGCGGGCATGGGCCCATTGGACCACTTGTTGGGTTTGGCGCACATTCTCCGCAAACGGTAAAGCAGATCCGTCATACATTACGGAGGTAAATCCCCACGCCAAGGCTTGTTGAACATCCTCCAAGGCCGTCGCATGATCCAAATGCCAAGAAATCGGCGATGGTAAGGGATCCAGTACGGTCGACATCAGCGTGGTAAGGACATCATATCCCCAAATCGATAGGGTCTCGGGGGTGAGTTGGATAAACATCGGAACCGGTTCTGCGTGAAGAGCTTGGGCAATCCCTAATAACATTTCCGGATTGTCGGCGTTGATGCCTAAGAGAACCCGCTGCGTGCGGGCAAAGTC
This genomic interval from Sulfobacillus thermosulfidooxidans DSM 9293 contains the following:
- a CDS encoding DoxX family protein, which gives rise to MFKDPVSNKAWDNSGKEDSARKNRQKLVGGLRIVFGLFWLMDALLKWSPAFFHEYVGLLKAAAAGQPPWLHPWFHGWIALVSPHPDMWAFLTALIETVTALGLLLGFAQKLGYLIGSLFSLAIWSTAEGFGGPYTPGATDIGTSIIDFLVFVYLAAMQYMEGLPAYSLDRWIIAHWTPWRKIATFATDTTVSPAGKS
- a CDS encoding GGDEF domain-containing protein gives rise to the protein MSWSYRSALNMVARAVTGVLFIWWAILGWHDPVIWTTGDMPHGISRLTQWLTIGLMASGVNLFNVPIIPLRGKTVQVRLNTVEATVMVVLIHNGLWAALTVSGTASVALWVSYALDGVLRRFPAIHPWRERFWRSVGDDPNFVVPRRLRLMLLNAVLDLAGICATQGLIEGTLFRGHIWIGPGALIFAIGLGVGTFNGWELAAIMLGTHSRVLGPQQRRSSALQQISVIYFLVAGYNWFWGAMMWAGWTVWGLGGMALVHWGLWRTRQRVIVSELLAEEQAQRDQQYRMATTDVLTGLPNRRATEDYALQLARAQIPTAVVVVDIDWFKRINDTWGHDTGDFVLTQVAKLLQYEHRHPGPWADFVGRWGGEEFLLLWPQCPSTRAQDKCETLCSRIAQTPIVWTSESGVSIPIHLTVSVGLALWSPHPEPDHTPLEAFRWADRALYEVKRHGRNNWQGVTSYPPASPTVHWMRSWAHASGEYRENGGEQHEQ
- a CDS encoding sigma-70 family RNA polymerase sigma factor is translated as MNNNLDRRRTRVSSQSRTPWQTNDPPQQTAEDPDDTTWHYWIARAQAGDESVWEQIFAATDALVRRMLRAYYWPGIDSDGDDGEQIARTGVWQAVMQYQPTRQVPVRAWLRWVIRRRLVSVK
- the tnpC gene encoding IS66 family transposase, which gives rise to MMSSERTVEQWAAEVARLEHQIAELQQRVQWYEEQFRLAKHRQFGASQERSDAHQLHLFNEAETLAGSPMDAAQETITYTRKKKTAGQRELALAHLPVERITYVLPEGDRVCDTCHGPLHAMSQEIRRELQVIPAQVKVIEHVQEVYACRQCERDALTTPIKTAPMPRPVYPGSLASPSLLAFTLHQKFTEHLPLYRQEQEWARLGVPLSRQTLANWVIYAAHTWLKPVYRTLKHSLVQQDIVQADETTLTVLHETGRRAEQKSYMWLYRTGREGPPIVLYEYQPGRQGAYARQFLTGFRGYLQCDGYVGYREVPDATLIGCWAHARRYFVEALQTLPPAARDGPSAIRDGLEFCNAIFRIERDLRDVSAADRHTARHARSRPVLARFAQWLRRQKRHTLPHSPLGKAVTYCLNQWKPLTRFLEDGRLEVDNNRSERAIKPFVTGRKNWLFANTPRGAQASAITLSLIQTAKENGLEPRAYLQYLFEQLPQRDLSNAASWADCLPWSPTLPAHVRTPANPATP
- the tnpB gene encoding IS66 family insertion sequence element accessory protein TnpB (TnpB, as the term is used for proteins encoded by IS66 family insertion elements, is considered an accessory protein, since TnpC, encoded by a neighboring gene, is a DDE family transposase.) — encoded protein: MYLAVGATDLRKSIDSLAALVHSTFHLDPCSAALFVFCNRERNKLKILEWADHGFWLHYFRLERGHLAWPMTATTSPQAITLRQLQWLLDGLSLEQPAAYQALRHRHVL
- the tnpA gene encoding IS66 family insertion sequence element accessory protein TnpA translates to MTHEEHEALQEVWAERVADFQASGQTRPQWAAAHGVTVHQLAYWLRKFRAATQHAAPPAWVAWPSPTATNPGATLIVRIGPAEIRVGPDFDPPLFQAVVRALSS
- a CDS encoding sigma factor-like helix-turn-helix DNA-binding protein, yielding MGDKNGRTDAKSSNVTGHERLPADALADPLQWVERIEQRNHLYAGMEALTTWEWQVLWDVADGLSYGEIARIRGRHPKAVDNALQRARRKLRQYWATEKE
- a CDS encoding class II fructose-bisphosphate aldolase; this encodes MMARHALRDILADFARTQRVLLGINADNPEMLLGIAQALHAEPVPMFIQLTPETLSIWGYDVLTTLMSTVLDPLPSPISWHLDHATALEDVQQALAWGFTSVMYDGSALPFAENVRQTQQVVQWAHARGVLVEAEIGHVSKPGEPPEWAHLTSPEEAVAFVEATDVDALAVAIGNHHATHVAGSHIDVARLAAIHAVCPVPLVLHGASGVSQDMYDTLRTHGIAKMNFGTELRRIWWQTVHQLPDKKPRDVQREIQRLIGDGVREKIHQLSLAQHRA